The following nucleotide sequence is from Schistocerca serialis cubense isolate TAMUIC-IGC-003099 chromosome 4, iqSchSeri2.2, whole genome shotgun sequence.
aaatgacgtgcgccctatgcaccaaggtggtcagtactgactggcgttgcgccggatggtggcagctggttgcatggaggtacaggtctgtgtgtgtcttttttctatatactgaatggcccagcgtgccatccgctttcttcctgatcagtatgtccaggaatggaatacagccattctcttctacttccatcgtgaacgttatattctcatgtatgccgtttaggtggtccataaactcctccagtgcctgcctgccatgctgccaaatcacgaaagtgtcgtccacatagcggaagaagtgcctgggtttacggtgagcagtttgtagtgccacctcctcaaagtgttccatataaagattcgcgatccctggagcaaggggagatcccatggccactccatccacttgttcataatgctctccattgcacttgaagtaggtggtcgtaagtgcatattcaaagagcttcactgtttcaggctcgaagtgccgattaaggagtgccaaggcgtcttgtagtggtacttttgtgaacaaggaggtgacgtcgaagctcacgagtaggtcatcactctgtattcggatgtccttcagtattctaacgaaatccgcggagtttttcacgtgatgactgcagtgtcccaccagtggtttcaatagtgtcgccaggtatttggccagtccataactgtgcgagttgatagtgtccagaatcggccgtagagtcatttgtgacaaagaaagcctctcagacgaattacaccacctaagagaggtatttcggaaaaacgggtacagtgaagcacagattggcagggccttcaagaggagacaggctgacaaagttcaggaagaggaagaggaagttaacaagagactcgcctttcttccatatttggggcccacatcagccaaaatcgggaggctattaagaaaatctaacataaataccgtcttccgaccaccgccgaagacgaaagagctgctgggctcagctaaagacccactcaaactaaacacacctggtatatacaacattgcctgcgaatgtggtgtgcagtacattggtcaaacgcagcgctgcatctcaaaaaggtgcgaggaacatatcaggcatgttcgacttggacagatagagaaatctgctatagctgaacatagcatcaaagaaaaccacacctttgacttcgaaaacaccagggtgctatgccgagccgggagctattgggatagcgtcattaaagaatcaatagaaatacgtgtccacgagaaccttgtgaacagggacgaaggctatcaactgagcgcggcctggaatccagcattagccgcaatacgccaggaacgtaacaagaaccgtccagctcacgagacgcaatcagaatgctctgacggagacacgaacggcgcacccgcttccccctccacctcgcccgccggctcctctggacccagcctcccgcggccaggtggtggggggcacaccgcaggtataaagggaccggcatccgcaaagtctcggcacttcgccagaagatgatgagtatgtcactcgtcgaaacgtcgctgtttgaagacaccgccacccggctggaagcccgagaactcttcgccagctgtatacgccgggaaagcatacactcacatttGTTTTGTTATTCATGTGTAGATGGAAAGTCACAGAATTCTTCACCAGTGTATGCAGAACATACCGTGTagatggttctctctctctctctctctctctctctctctctctctctctctctctctctctctctccagtttaAACTAGTACATCAATCAGAATTGGGAAACAGTTTCTACAGCAAAATTACAGGGGTCATTCAAATATAAATGGAACTTTAATTTAGTTCACTTTGTGATATGAGCAGCATTGTGTGCTGCGTAATTGCTTATGGGACGATGACTGCCGTAGCCATATGCACGGCCAATACATGcaagtctgccatttcagttttgCTAGGAGTTAACATGGTGTACCATTCTGTTGTGCAGcacattttttgttttcttgaCAATGAAGGTGTGAAATAGTGACATTTTGAGGAGACTCCACATAATATTTGGAGTACAACTAAATTGTACGCTTGGGTCTAGAGGTTTTGAGACGATTGTGATAAAGTGGAAAGTCAGTCACAAACAGTGCTCGGTAACCAGTGTCAGTGAAAATAATGGTCAAGCTTTGTGTGAGCTTATGGTAGGTTATCATCACATTACTGTTGTTGAGTTCACACCACAGTTGAGGACAAGTGATGGAAGTGTCCATACAATTTATCAGACATGTGAAAAAATATTGGCAAGGTGGGTTTTATGTTTTCTTACAGATACCAGAATGTGCAGAAAGACATCTGTCAAAAACTAAAGAGGCTTCTCTGAGCAGTATTGTGATCTGCGACTAAACAGCATTCCATCACTATATTTCATAGAACAAGATGACAGGTTCAAAATGGAGGAAAGTTGGAGTCGGGGTAGTGATCAACAAATGCGGTTTATTTCAGCAAGCTGCTGGATGATGCCTTACTGCTTTCCACTACCAACAATGCTGGTACCGCTCATGTTGTGGTCTTCCTTCAAGACAAGACACTTTTGAAAAAACTCATTGTGCTCAACTGATGACCTTTTGAACACCAACCTTACAGGTCAACTTGTTCCCTTGTAACAGTCACTTGTATGGTCCACTGACGAAGGGATTAGGATGGGAGTGGTCTGAAGACGTGCTGCATCCAAACAGTAGGTGCGCAATTTACTAGTGTGGCAGTTAACTTCATGAAGGAATCGGAAAGCTTCCTGTCCAATGAAGAAAATGTATTTCTGTCATCTGAAACTATATAGAAAAGAAGGTCCTTAAATCACTAATAAAGCTATGTTACGATATTCTGTTATATATTTGTAGAACCCTCACACCAGCCAGACTTCGAACAGTGTTGATCATAAAGTTTTATTTGCTATTGTTGCAGAATGTTTCAAGTGAAATCTTTTACTTCAGAGATATACACAATATATTCAGAACCATACCAGTGTGAAGACCTCTTAATTTTTGATGTTGTGGTCCTGTTTTTGTTCTAAAGTTTTGTTCTATCAAGCAATTGAACAGTTCGTATACCACATAAATGTCAGTGGCAAACATTCGGCATATCAAGAAGTTCATTGGGAGAGCAAAGTAGGACAGATTTGAGCTTGTAGTGCAAGTGCTGTAAAGTTACCCAGTgatccactactgctagctaaactCTTAACATAAGTGTCATCTGACGTAGAACTGTGTGCCCAGTAATTTCAATCCAATAGTCTTTAGTTCTGTTTTCACACACTACCATCATTGGTTTTCACAACTGTAGTGGGTAGTGAAACATAAACTTACATGGCTGGAAATGTCACATTTACTAATTTATTGTGTTCTTTTATGCCATGGTCAACAGATTTCTTGTTGAAACCCAATGTTTCAGGTCCAGCTGTGGACGACATCTTCAACGGGGATTGTAGCTTTTCAGAAGTTCAATGCACATCCTGGGTTGCTTCTGACAGAAGTAAAATTCAATTTCCCCATGGTCGGGGCAGAAGCATGACATGATATTTTGAAAACACTATCACATTTGGACACTGTCAGTTGCTGTCATCCATTGTTGCTCTAATCCCATGCGAGAATTCAGATACCATTTAATTTATCACCCCTCTCCTCCTTGTTAGAAGTTATTGGCGTGCTTTGTAATCTTTCTGGCCTCTCTGTACAGTCTTTCATAGTATTGTTCAAGGCTGCCAGTACTAattggctgcaaagcatgttccacaacagttgGTCTATCTCCCCTTCTACAGTTGCCCTTGTGTTCTTGTGGACGTCTTTTGATCATTCTTTTAGTAATATCAACATGCACACCTCAGCTACACAATATCCTGTAAATTCCTGCATTTTTCAATAGTTTGCTAGCATCCTTAGTTGACTTTAGGGGGGTTTCTGCATCTTTTGGGAAGGTTTGTAGATTATACTAATATTCCACTTCAACAACATCTGAAtggagaaaaaactgaaatttttcagaccCTTGTACATCACTATGATCTTTCATTCGTGGCTGTCTTAATTCTCTATTTGTTTCTGTGGATGAATACCATTTgcaaggcatttaattgtgaattgctgagtaatcataTAGATGCGGATATTTAGTATTCGGCAATACATGAGTGAGAAATTCCAATACCACATTGAACAGTGTCTCAATGCCAGATTATCAGCTGTGGCCCTATCTGTCAACAATAAATTATGTAGCGGTTCCTGGGATGAACTTGGCGGATTATCATATTATTCTATGAGGAAGCGTATGTTGACAGTGCCTagttgacagaagaagaaattagacTATCTACCATTTATACACTACCTGCACTTTTATCAGTTTAGCTGAATGTTTAGTATCTGGTAGTGAGAGATCTGTGCTTGCCAAGAGGAGAAATTTTGCCATTACCCTGAGAGTTGTGCCATCAGAGGAAATTACAGCCAGTGTGGGAGCAGTTGTAATAGTTAAAGAAATTTAGTTTGTTGGGTGAGTGATGAAAATGAGGTGCCTCCAAAGTGTACAGTCTTTCTGCCTTGCTTAAGCAGCATTCCTGGAAGGACTGGTTGTATTCTGTGGAAACATGAAGTGAAATGTGTTTCATGGAAACGTGATGTGAAACTTATTTCACAGCCACTGTCTAAGGTTACTGCCATTTTAGGATCTGTAGAGGATTATTTTGGTTTGCTTAAGGCAAGCAACCAGTGTATGCATTTCAGTTGTGGCCTGTCACCAAACCATCGAGGCCATGGTGGACGTATGTATTGTGTGTAAGCATCACAGACACTTATAACAGCagagcaaatctgctattgcagaataTTACCTTGTTATCTTGGCAAGAGTCTTCATGTGGAATATAACACTACAGGGAATCTGGCATGCACTTCAAACTATTCTGCTGATGTTATTAAGTAAGCAGTTAATATTAAAGTAGCAAGTGtacttataaacagagatggaagTTGTCACTTAAATTGTGCTTGGACTTGTGCTCTCCCCCTGGTCAAAAAAACGAACAGATTTACTGCTACCTCACATgttggaagagtgtgtgtgtgtgtgtgtgtgtgtgtgtgtgtgtgtgtgtgtgtgtgtgtgtgtttgtttgtttaagCATATACCCAGTATATCGAAGTTTGCAATTCCTTTGCACAGCATTCTCTTGTTGCTTTGAAAATGATATGGTTTGCAGTTGTTGAAGTATCATCGGCAGTTGCCAGAAATGTTCATAGGGTGAATTTCTGTTAGTTGTTCAAACATTTTATGCACATAGAAACAAAGTCAGGCATCACATTTATTGTGCTGGTGCATTCCTGTTCTGTATGTGCAGATTGAATGATTGCAAACCATATATTTGTGCTGTATAGATCCTTTGGTAGAACAATATTAGTGATTTACACTGTTGCATTTCTCTCTGTCTAATAACTTTTGCAATTGCAGTAATGTTGAAGCAGGTAACATGAGGTTCTCAATTAGTTGTTTGTGAGAAAGTTCTTTTAAACAGAATTTATGCACACTCTTTGTTCTTTGCATtcacaaaacagttttcattttcaggGTCACAGAGAGGAATTCTCTCTCTACATCAAATCCATTCAGTCAAAAGACTGTTATAACTGTTGATGAAAGAGCTTTGCTGAAATCTCTTAGTCTTTCTGGAGAGAAGTGTGTAAGTACCTCATGTAAGTGTAATACACAAAAACATAAATCTCATAAAAATGGAAAGCTGGAAGGAAATCTGAGATCATCTACGTTTAAGCGAAGCATTGTTCGCAAGAGCAGATTGAATTTCTTGACCGGATCATCTGTATGCAAACGAAGAAACCGTCATAATAGTATACTGAGAGATCCAATTTTACACTTACCAAGTTTTTCACCTTTGAAACCAGCAAGGTTTTCTGTGATGGAAGTGAGGCTCAGAAATGTCACCCAGTTCAGAGTTACTGAATTAATTATAAGCCCAGAAGTATCAGGTGTAGTACCATTTGGAAATAATGTCACTCCCAGTGATTTCAAATCTCTGTTCCTAAAATGTGAAAACTCCAATGAAGAAACAAAGGACTATGAGACAGTGAACTTTCAAAATCTTCAGGCTGGCACTTCATTATTGACAATaacagatgatgatgacgatgaaagcAAAAGCACTAAAACAGCTGCAAAATCCTCACCAAATCGTGGCACTCAAGGACAAACTTGTTCACAGCAAGCTCTCATGTCGACTCCAACAAATTGTGATGATGTAACTATTGATGAACTGGCAAGTTATTTTGACGTTTTTGTGCATATCCCAAAGAAGATGTCTCACATGGCTGAAATGATGTATATTTAAGTGTCCAGGTTTAAGAAATGTTTATTTTATAGCTGCTTTAATTTATCTGCTGTTGCCCTTTTTGCCTCCCTTTCTTTCAGTGATAAATTTTTGTACCCTTTGTGAAAAATAATTTGTTGTTTAAGAAATTCTTTAAACTATCTCAGGTATGATGAGAGATTATTGTGCATTAAATATTGTGACGCTAACATTCATTAGTCATGTAGGAGTAATGTCTGTTAAACTTGGCTGTAATGTGAGACAAGGAAAAATAAATTGTATGATATGTTTTGCTGTTACTTTTTTCTGCTGTTCTGTATACAGAAAACTTATACCTTACCT
It contains:
- the LOC126475152 gene encoding uncharacterized protein LOC126475152: MAGDLSLPDSLEKLEIDIKRVTERNSLSTSNPFSQKTVITVDERALLKSLSLSGEKCVSTSCKCNTQKHKSHKNGKLEGNLRSSTFKRSIVRKSRLNFLTGSSVCKRRNRHNSILRDPILHLPSFSPLKPARFSVMEVRLRNVTQFRVTELIISPEVSGVVPFGNNVTPSDFKSLFLKCENSNEETKDYETVNFQNLQAGTSLLTITDDDDDESKSTKTAAKSSPNRGTQGQTCSQQALMSTPTNCDDVTIDELASYFDVFVHIPKKMSHMAEMMYI